One window from the genome of Actinoplanes teichomyceticus ATCC 31121 encodes:
- the rplU gene encoding 50S ribosomal protein L21, which translates to MYAIVKTGGKQYKVAEGDVIEVEKLAGAPGDALTLAAVLLVDGDNLVTDAAKLANVTVSGEIAEHTKGPKIRIHKFKNKTGYHKRQGHRQPLTRVKVTGISSGK; encoded by the coding sequence ATGTACGCGATCGTCAAGACCGGCGGCAAGCAGTACAAGGTTGCCGAGGGCGACGTGATCGAGGTCGAGAAGCTCGCGGGTGCGCCCGGCGATGCGCTGACGCTCGCCGCAGTCCTCCTCGTCGACGGTGACAACCTGGTGACCGACGCGGCCAAGCTTGCCAACGTTACGGTGTCCGGCGAGATTGCCGAGCACACCAAGGGTCCGAAGATCCGGATCCACAAGTTCAAGAACAAGACCGGCTACCACAAGCGCCAGGGGCACCGTCAGCCGCTGACCCGCGTCAAGGTGACCGGCATCTCCAGCGGGAAGTAG
- the rpmA gene encoding 50S ribosomal protein L27 has translation MAHKKGASSSRNGRDSAAQRLGVKRFGGQLVNAGEILIRQRGTKFHPGDLVGRGGDDTLFALSAGNVLFGTKRGRKTVSIVPVAE, from the coding sequence ATGGCTCACAAAAAGGGTGCATCCAGCTCGCGTAACGGCCGTGACTCCGCCGCCCAGCGGCTCGGTGTCAAGCGGTTCGGCGGCCAGCTGGTCAACGCCGGCGAGATCCTGATCCGTCAGCGGGGCACGAAGTTCCACCCGGGCGACCTGGTCGGCCGTGGTGGCGACGACACGCTGTTCGCGCTGTCCGCGGGCAACGTGCTCTTCGGCACCAAGCGCGGCCGCAAGACCGTCAGCATCGTGCCGGTCGCGGAGTAG
- the obgE gene encoding GTPase ObgE, with amino-acid sequence MTTFVDRVVLHLQAGDGGHGCVSVHREKFKPLGGPDGGDGGHGGSIRLVVDPQQHTLLDFHFHPHVKASNGGGGAGSNRDGANGKDLVLKVPDGTVVQTPDGEVLADLVGAGTEFEVARGGRGGRGNRSLANTRRKVPGFAELGEPGDRMDVVLELKSVADVGLVGFPSAGKSSLISVLSAAKPKIADYPFTTLVPNLGVVQAGEETFTIADVPGLIPGAATGKGLGMQFLRHIERTSVLVHVLDAAAPEIERDPLADLDAIEAELAAYGGLEDRPRLVALNKIDIPDGRDLAEMVRPDLEARGYRVFEVSAVTREGLKEFTYALARMVAEHRAARPVLEPTRIVLRPRAVDDSGFTVEQDEDGVYVVRGSRVERWIRQTNFDNDEAVGYLADRLERLGVEEKLAKLGAQPGDPVRIGEREFDWQPNAGEFVSGPRGTDARLEESSGRASAAQRLAARKARRIRSEDEVLHMDAEGTVSSVANSQVPVLVTDESDDEDYTGE; translated from the coding sequence GTGACCACGTTCGTCGACCGGGTCGTGCTGCACCTGCAGGCGGGTGACGGCGGGCACGGCTGTGTCTCCGTGCATCGGGAGAAGTTCAAGCCGCTGGGCGGGCCGGACGGCGGCGACGGCGGCCACGGCGGCAGCATCAGGCTGGTCGTCGACCCGCAGCAGCACACCCTGCTGGACTTCCACTTCCACCCGCACGTCAAGGCGAGCAACGGCGGCGGTGGCGCCGGCTCGAACCGCGACGGCGCGAACGGCAAGGACCTGGTCCTGAAGGTGCCGGACGGCACCGTGGTGCAGACCCCGGACGGCGAGGTGCTGGCCGACCTGGTCGGCGCCGGCACCGAGTTCGAGGTGGCCCGGGGTGGCCGGGGCGGCCGGGGCAACCGGTCGCTGGCCAACACCCGCCGGAAGGTGCCGGGCTTCGCCGAGCTGGGCGAGCCGGGGGACCGGATGGACGTGGTGCTCGAGCTCAAGAGCGTCGCGGACGTGGGCCTGGTCGGCTTCCCCTCGGCCGGCAAGTCGTCGCTGATCTCGGTGCTCTCCGCGGCCAAGCCGAAGATCGCCGACTACCCGTTCACCACCCTGGTGCCGAACCTCGGCGTGGTGCAGGCCGGCGAGGAGACGTTCACCATCGCCGACGTTCCCGGCCTGATCCCCGGCGCGGCCACCGGCAAGGGGCTGGGCATGCAGTTCCTGCGGCACATCGAGCGCACCTCGGTGCTGGTGCACGTGCTGGACGCCGCGGCGCCGGAGATCGAGCGGGACCCGCTGGCCGACCTGGACGCGATCGAGGCCGAGCTGGCCGCGTACGGCGGTCTGGAGGACCGGCCCCGCCTGGTCGCCCTCAACAAGATCGACATCCCGGACGGGCGGGACCTGGCCGAGATGGTCCGGCCCGACCTGGAGGCCCGCGGCTACCGGGTGTTCGAGGTGAGCGCGGTGACCCGGGAGGGTCTCAAGGAGTTCACCTACGCGCTGGCCCGGATGGTCGCCGAGCACCGCGCCGCCCGGCCGGTGCTGGAGCCGACCCGGATCGTGCTGCGCCCGCGTGCGGTCGACGACAGCGGCTTCACCGTCGAGCAGGACGAGGACGGCGTGTACGTGGTCCGCGGCAGCCGGGTCGAGCGCTGGATCCGGCAGACGAACTTCGACAACGACGAGGCCGTCGGTTACCTCGCCGACCGGCTGGAGCGGCTCGGCGTCGAGGAGAAACTCGCCAAGCTGGGCGCCCAGCCCGGCGACCCGGTCCGGATCGGCGAGCGTGAGTTCGACTGGCAGCCGAACGCCGGTGAGTTCGTCTCCGGGCCGCGCGGCACCGACGCCCGCCTGGAGGAGAGCAGCGGCCGGGCGTCCGCCGCGCAGCGGCTCGCCGCCCGCAAGGCGCGCCGGATCCGCTCCGAGGACGAGGTGCTGCACATGGACGCCGAGGGCACCGTCTCCAGCGTCGCCAACTCGCAGGTGCCGGTGCTGGTCACCGACGAGAGCGACGACGAGGACTACACCGGCGAATAG
- a CDS encoding GNAT family N-acetyltransferase yields MLIESRPALDPELAALVTAQQQELAAVGVRPGRVFEPHDEAAYLIGVVDSRAVACAAWQALDAGVAELLRMYVRPAYRGRGLARQMIVAVEEEALAAGRPVIRLETGVHLPAAIALYRASGYRRIPAFGGCTGGPGSVCFEKRLPALVQ; encoded by the coding sequence GTGCTGATCGAATCCCGTCCCGCCCTGGACCCCGAGCTCGCCGCTCTCGTCACCGCTCAGCAGCAGGAGCTGGCCGCGGTCGGGGTCCGGCCGGGACGGGTCTTCGAGCCGCACGACGAGGCGGCGTACCTGATCGGTGTGGTGGACAGCCGGGCGGTCGCCTGCGCGGCCTGGCAGGCCCTGGACGCGGGCGTGGCAGAGCTGCTGCGGATGTACGTCCGCCCGGCGTACCGGGGCCGCGGCCTGGCCCGGCAGATGATCGTGGCGGTCGAGGAGGAGGCGCTCGCCGCGGGCCGCCCGGTGATCCGGCTGGAGACCGGGGTGCACCTGCCCGCGGCGATCGCCCTCTACCGGGCCTCGGGTTACCGGCGGATTCCCGCCTTCGGCGGCTGCACCGGTGGGCCGGGCAGCGTCTGCTTCGAGAAGCGGCTCCCGGCGCTAGTCCAGTAG
- the trpS gene encoding tryptophan--tRNA ligase — MTTTVTTAPARTRRLSGFQPTGHLHLGNLLGALRPLVTAQDAAESIALIADLHAMTVEHDPAEVRTCALEQATVMLAAGVDPERTPIVLQSQVREHTELHYLLECVAGYGEAARMIQFKEKSAAGGPVRLSLLTYPVLMAADILLYDVTQVPVGADQDQHLELTRSLATRFNTRYGRTFVVPEGVRPDSAARIMDLADPATKMGKSSGSGAGRIALLDPPEVIRRTVARAATDTVGLVRRDRVDQPGITNLIDILAACTGRPPADPTSYAALKREVADAVEALLAPIRARHAELAADPGHVRRVLAAGAERVRPIAAETVRRARAAIGLLD, encoded by the coding sequence ATGACCACCACCGTCACCACCGCGCCGGCCCGGACCCGCCGCCTCAGCGGCTTCCAGCCGACCGGCCACCTGCATCTGGGCAACCTGCTGGGCGCCCTGCGCCCGCTGGTCACGGCGCAGGACGCCGCGGAGTCCATCGCGCTGATCGCCGATCTGCACGCGATGACCGTCGAGCACGACCCCGCCGAGGTACGCACGTGCGCGCTGGAACAGGCGACGGTCATGCTGGCCGCCGGGGTGGACCCGGAACGCACCCCGATCGTGCTGCAGTCCCAGGTCCGCGAGCACACCGAGCTGCACTACCTGCTGGAGTGCGTGGCCGGCTACGGCGAGGCGGCCCGGATGATCCAGTTCAAGGAGAAGTCGGCGGCCGGCGGGCCGGTACGGCTCAGCCTGCTCACCTACCCGGTGCTGATGGCCGCGGACATCCTGCTCTACGACGTCACCCAGGTGCCGGTCGGCGCGGACCAGGACCAGCACCTGGAGCTGACCCGCTCCCTGGCCACCCGGTTCAACACCCGGTACGGCCGGACCTTCGTGGTGCCCGAGGGGGTCCGCCCGGACTCCGCCGCCCGCATCATGGACCTCGCCGACCCGGCCACCAAGATGGGTAAGAGCAGCGGCTCCGGCGCCGGGCGCATCGCCCTGCTCGACCCGCCCGAGGTGATCCGGCGGACCGTCGCGCGGGCCGCCACCGACACGGTCGGGCTGGTGCGCCGCGACCGGGTCGACCAGCCCGGCATCACCAACCTGATCGACATCCTGGCCGCGTGCACCGGCCGGCCGCCGGCCGACCCGACGTCCTACGCCGCGCTGAAACGGGAGGTGGCCGACGCGGTGGAGGCGCTGCTCGCGCCCATCCGGGCCCGGCACGCGGAGCTTGCCGCCGATCCCGGGCACGTGCGCCGGGTCCTCGCGGCGGGAGCGGAGCGGGTACGCCCGATCGCCGCCGAGACGGTACGCCGGGCCCGCGCCGCCATCGGGCTACTGGACTAG
- the pepN gene encoding aminopeptidase N, which produces MPTLTRAEAAERASLIDVDNYHVDLDLTGDSDTFRSRTVVRFRARPGAATFLEFEPVEVGSITLNGQPVPPSAAGGARLALTGLAAENELVVDAVMRYSNNGEGLHRYTDPADGSVYLYQHLFINNGGRVLPCFDQPDLKASFRVSVTAPADWTVATNGRLVSADGGRWEFAPTERISTYLATLIAGPWHVRTAEHDGIPLALYARAALAEQLDAQAAEIFEVTAQCLDRFHEMFEIRFPFGHYQQAFAPEFNFGAMEYPGLVVFRDEYIPRSAMTETEREQRASVIAHEMAHQWFGDLVTMAWWDDLWLNESFAEYLGSRVAAEATRFTGTWTTFAMHRKAWGLRADQRPSTHPVAPSEVGDTDEALLNFDGISYAKGAAVLKQLIAWLGDEAFLAGLNAHFEAHAFGNATLADLLGALSKASGRDLSGWAEVWLRRAQVNTLRLEARVDGDTYREVAVVQSAPDGFATLRPHRIGIGLYDHADGAVVRRELIEAELDATGRTVLPALAGVRAADLLLLNDGDLAYAKIRFDEESAAAVPRLLPLLDDSLARAVIWAATLDAVVDGERPVAELVTLVLAALPVETETVIVEDVLRAARGLVDRYATAQTRPAACELLAQAADRLLAASPAGSSRQLAAARGLIGATVDTARLHGWLAGDAVPDGLAVDADLRWLIRYRLSVLGAAGPDAIEAELAADRSATGEQWAARCRAALSDPAAKEAAWSAIIGDASLSNRLAELTAAGFWQAEQRELLEPYVQRYFADMPEMMRIRSGMSAEKTAAAAYPAVMVAPRTRELAAGLLDRPGLNPILRRVVQDHDDDMRRALQSRG; this is translated from the coding sequence ATGCCGACCCTGACCCGTGCCGAGGCCGCCGAGCGCGCGTCCCTCATCGACGTCGATAACTACCACGTCGACCTGGACCTGACCGGTGACAGTGACACCTTCCGGTCCCGCACCGTGGTGCGGTTCCGCGCCCGGCCCGGCGCCGCCACCTTCCTCGAGTTCGAGCCGGTGGAGGTCGGATCGATCACGCTGAACGGGCAGCCGGTGCCGCCCTCGGCGGCCGGCGGCGCACGGCTCGCGCTGACCGGCCTGGCCGCGGAGAACGAGCTGGTCGTCGACGCGGTCATGCGGTATTCGAACAACGGCGAGGGCCTGCACCGCTACACCGACCCCGCCGACGGCTCGGTCTACCTCTACCAGCACCTGTTCATCAACAACGGCGGCCGGGTGCTGCCCTGCTTCGACCAGCCCGACCTGAAGGCGTCGTTCCGGGTCAGCGTGACCGCGCCGGCCGACTGGACGGTGGCCACCAACGGCCGCCTGGTCTCCGCGGACGGCGGCCGCTGGGAGTTCGCGCCCACCGAGCGGATCTCCACCTACCTCGCCACCCTGATCGCCGGCCCCTGGCACGTGCGCACGGCCGAGCACGACGGCATCCCGCTGGCGCTGTACGCCCGGGCCGCGCTCGCCGAGCAGCTGGACGCGCAGGCCGCGGAGATCTTCGAGGTGACCGCGCAGTGCCTGGACCGGTTCCACGAGATGTTCGAGATCCGTTTCCCGTTCGGGCACTACCAGCAGGCGTTCGCGCCGGAGTTCAACTTCGGCGCGATGGAGTACCCGGGGCTGGTGGTGTTCCGCGACGAGTACATTCCGCGCTCCGCGATGACCGAGACCGAGCGTGAGCAGCGGGCCAGCGTGATCGCGCACGAGATGGCCCACCAGTGGTTCGGCGACCTGGTCACCATGGCCTGGTGGGACGACCTGTGGCTGAACGAGTCGTTCGCGGAGTACCTGGGCTCCCGGGTGGCCGCCGAGGCGACCCGGTTCACCGGCACCTGGACCACGTTCGCGATGCACCGCAAGGCCTGGGGGCTGCGCGCCGACCAGCGGCCGTCCACCCACCCGGTCGCGCCGTCCGAGGTCGGCGACACCGACGAGGCGCTGCTCAACTTCGACGGCATCTCGTACGCCAAGGGCGCCGCCGTGCTCAAGCAGCTGATCGCCTGGCTCGGCGACGAGGCCTTCCTGGCCGGTCTGAACGCGCACTTCGAGGCGCACGCGTTCGGCAACGCGACGCTGGCCGATCTGCTCGGCGCGCTGTCCAAGGCGAGCGGGCGCGACCTGTCCGGCTGGGCCGAGGTGTGGCTGCGCCGGGCGCAGGTGAACACGCTGCGACTGGAGGCGCGGGTCGACGGGGACACGTACCGGGAGGTGGCGGTGGTGCAGTCCGCGCCGGACGGGTTCGCGACGCTGCGCCCGCACCGGATCGGCATCGGCCTCTACGACCACGCGGACGGCGCGGTGGTCCGGCGCGAGCTGATCGAGGCGGAGCTCGACGCCACCGGGCGTACCGTGCTGCCCGCGCTGGCCGGGGTGCGCGCCGCCGACCTGCTGCTGCTCAACGACGGCGACCTGGCGTACGCGAAGATCCGCTTCGACGAGGAGTCGGCCGCCGCCGTCCCGCGGCTGCTGCCGCTGCTCGACGACTCGCTGGCCCGCGCGGTGATCTGGGCCGCGACCCTGGACGCCGTGGTGGACGGCGAGCGCCCGGTGGCCGAGCTGGTCACCCTGGTGCTGGCCGCGCTGCCGGTGGAGACCGAGACGGTGATCGTCGAGGACGTGCTGCGAGCCGCCCGCGGCCTCGTCGACCGGTATGCCACCGCACAGACCCGCCCGGCCGCGTGCGAGCTGCTCGCCCAGGCCGCCGACCGGCTGCTCGCCGCCTCCCCGGCCGGCAGTTCCCGGCAGCTCGCCGCGGCGCGCGGACTGATCGGCGCGACCGTCGACACCGCCCGGCTGCACGGCTGGCTGGCCGGTGACGCGGTGCCGGACGGGCTGGCCGTCGACGCCGACCTGCGCTGGCTGATCCGGTACCGGCTGTCCGTGCTGGGCGCGGCCGGACCGGACGCGATCGAGGCGGAGCTGGCCGCCGACCGCAGCGCCACCGGCGAGCAGTGGGCGGCCCGGTGCCGGGCCGCGCTGTCCGACCCGGCGGCCAAGGAGGCGGCGTGGAGCGCGATCATCGGGGACGCGTCGCTGTCCAACCGGCTGGCCGAGCTCACCGCCGCGGGGTTCTGGCAGGCGGAGCAGCGGGAGCTGCTGGAGCCGTACGTGCAGCGGTACTTCGCGGACATGCCGGAGATGATGCGGATCCGCTCCGGGATGAGCGCGGAGAAGACCGCGGCGGCGGCGTACCCCGCGGTGATGGTCGCGCCGCGTACCCGGGAGCTGGCCGCCGGCCTGCTGGACCGGCCGGGGCTGAACCCGATCCTGCGCCGGGTGGTGCAGGACCACGACGACGACATGCGGCGGGCGCTGCAGAGCCGCGGCTGA
- a CDS encoding ATP-binding protein, with amino-acid sequence MEWSAELSTGLLQAAPDAILVLEDLRIVLANDRAGQMYGWSSAELVGQSVEVLMTEESRALLPARRQLVGSARPGSIGTLVTTARRRDGTEFPVESSTAIVETPRGRLAVAVIRDITDRVRVEEEKARLRAETQAHRSQRLESLGQLAGGIAHDFNNMLGVILNYANFVIEEAETPAPDLKAIAADARQVVRAGTRGTDLTHQLLAFARREVVRPEPLDLNAVIGEVQEMLRRSLGEHITLLFRPGPDLPSVIFDPGQVEQLLVNLALNARDAMPSGGNLVIDTARLGDQVRLRVSDSGRGMPADVAERAFDPFFTTKAKGEATGLGLATVYGIVTQAGGEVNLTSEPGLGTTVTVLLPAGGETVPEPAEEPAATQGRGETVLVVEDEDALRDVAGRILTGAGYRVLSAEGGSRALELAAGHDGEIDLLLSDVVMPGMLGKELAERLTGARPSTRVLYMSGYAQPVLASQGTLDPGVALLEKPFTADDLLAAVRKRLDS; translated from the coding sequence GTGGAATGGTCCGCTGAATTGTCCACCGGCCTGCTACAGGCGGCGCCGGACGCGATCCTGGTCCTCGAAGACCTGCGGATCGTGCTGGCCAACGACCGGGCCGGGCAGATGTACGGGTGGTCCAGCGCCGAGCTCGTCGGCCAGTCCGTCGAAGTGCTGATGACCGAGGAGTCCCGCGCGCTGCTGCCGGCGCGCCGGCAGCTGGTCGGGTCGGCCCGGCCCGGCTCGATCGGCACCCTGGTGACCACCGCGCGCCGCCGGGACGGCACCGAGTTCCCGGTCGAGTCGTCCACCGCGATCGTCGAGACACCGCGGGGCCGGCTGGCCGTCGCGGTGATCCGGGACATCACCGACCGGGTCCGCGTCGAGGAGGAGAAGGCCCGGCTGCGTGCCGAGACGCAGGCACACCGCAGCCAGCGGCTGGAGAGCCTGGGGCAGCTGGCCGGTGGCATCGCGCACGACTTCAACAACATGCTCGGGGTGATCCTCAACTACGCCAACTTCGTCATCGAGGAGGCGGAGACGCCCGCGCCGGACCTCAAGGCCATCGCCGCCGACGCCCGCCAGGTGGTCCGGGCCGGCACCCGCGGCACCGATCTCACCCACCAGCTGCTCGCCTTCGCCCGGCGCGAGGTGGTCCGCCCCGAGCCGCTCGACCTGAACGCGGTGATCGGCGAGGTCCAGGAGATGCTGCGCCGATCGCTGGGCGAGCACATCACGCTGCTCTTCCGGCCCGGCCCGGACCTGCCGTCGGTCATCTTCGACCCGGGGCAGGTCGAGCAGCTGCTGGTCAATCTCGCGCTCAACGCCCGGGACGCGATGCCGTCCGGCGGCAACCTGGTGATCGACACGGCCCGGCTGGGCGACCAGGTCCGGCTGCGGGTCAGCGACTCCGGGCGCGGTATGCCGGCCGACGTGGCGGAGCGCGCCTTCGACCCGTTCTTCACCACCAAGGCCAAGGGGGAGGCCACCGGGCTGGGCCTGGCCACGGTGTACGGGATCGTCACCCAGGCCGGTGGCGAGGTGAACCTGACCAGCGAGCCGGGCCTGGGCACCACGGTGACCGTGCTGCTGCCGGCCGGCGGTGAGACGGTGCCGGAGCCCGCCGAGGAGCCGGCCGCCACCCAGGGGCGCGGCGAGACGGTCCTGGTGGTGGAGGACGAGGACGCGCTGCGGGACGTGGCCGGCCGGATCCTCACCGGGGCCGGGTACCGGGTGCTCTCCGCCGAGGGCGGCAGCAGGGCGCTGGAGCTGGCCGCCGGCCACGACGGCGAGATCGACCTGCTGCTCAGCGACGTGGTGATGCCCGGGATGCTGGGCAAGGAGCTGGCTGAGCGGCTCACCGGCGCGCGGCCGAGCACCCGTGTGCTCTACATGTCCGGTTATGCCCAGCCGGTGCTGGCCTCGCAGGGGACCCTCGACCCCGGGGTGGCGCTGCTGGAGAAGCCGTTCACGGCGGACGACCTGCTGGCCGCCGTCCGGAAACGCCTAGACAGCTGA
- the nadD gene encoding nicotinate-nucleotide adenylyltransferase: protein MSGRRIGIMGGTFDPIHHGHLVAASEVQARFGLDEVTFVPTGQPYEKGRVSPAEDRYLMTVIATASNPRFHVSRADLDRDGPTYTVDTLRDMRAVYGQSAELYFITGADALSRIMSWKDAMTMLGLAHFVGVTRPGFELSAANLPAESVTLVEVPAMAISSSDCRQRVAAGLPVWYLVPDGVVQYINKRGLYRDSGIAGPA from the coding sequence ATGTCTGGCAGGCGGATCGGAATCATGGGTGGGACGTTCGATCCCATCCATCACGGCCATCTGGTCGCGGCGAGCGAGGTGCAGGCCCGGTTCGGGTTGGACGAGGTGACCTTCGTCCCGACCGGGCAGCCGTACGAGAAGGGCCGGGTCTCGCCCGCCGAGGACCGCTACCTGATGACGGTCATCGCGACCGCCTCGAACCCGCGCTTCCACGTCAGCCGCGCCGACCTGGACCGGGACGGGCCCACCTACACCGTCGACACGCTGCGCGACATGCGCGCCGTCTACGGCCAGTCCGCCGAGCTGTACTTCATCACCGGCGCCGACGCGCTGTCCCGGATCATGTCGTGGAAGGACGCGATGACCATGCTGGGTCTCGCCCACTTCGTCGGCGTCACCCGGCCCGGCTTCGAGCTGTCCGCGGCGAACCTGCCGGCCGAGAGCGTGACCCTGGTCGAGGTGCCGGCGATGGCGATCTCGTCCAGCGACTGCCGCCAGCGCGTCGCGGCCGGTCTCCCGGTGTGGTACCTGGTCCCGGACGGTGTCGTGCAGTACATCAACAAGCGGGGCCTGTATCGGGACTCGGGGATTGCCGGACCCGCGTGA
- the rsfS gene encoding ribosome silencing factor — protein sequence MPVTERALELAMTAAQAAADKKAQDISVIDVADQLYITDAFVIASASNERQVVAIVDAIEEALVNLPEKAKPVRREGERQGRWVLLDYVDIVVHVQHTEEREFYALDKLWKDCPTIPFVDRDMVDAGASGTEAP from the coding sequence TTGCCCGTCACTGAGCGCGCCCTGGAACTGGCGATGACGGCCGCGCAGGCCGCCGCCGACAAGAAGGCGCAGGACATCTCCGTCATCGACGTCGCCGATCAGCTCTACATCACCGACGCGTTCGTCATCGCCTCGGCGTCCAACGAGCGCCAGGTGGTCGCGATCGTCGACGCCATCGAGGAAGCTCTCGTGAACCTGCCGGAGAAAGCGAAGCCGGTGCGCCGCGAGGGCGAGCGGCAGGGCCGCTGGGTGCTGCTGGACTACGTCGACATCGTGGTGCACGTGCAGCACACCGAGGAGCGCGAGTTCTACGCCCTGGACAAGCTGTGGAAGGACTGCCCGACCATCCCGTTCGTCGACCGTGACATGGTCGACGCGGGAGCGTCCGGCACCGAAGCGCCGTGA
- a CDS encoding histidine phosphatase family protein — MTTRLIVWRHGNTDWNAGNRVQGHADVPLNERGRRQAAEAAQLLAAMRPDAIVASDLCRAADTAAALAARTGHTVTYDERLRERFFGAWQGLTMDEVIRSRPEEHARWRAGEDVGGDVENLDDMGKRVSEALQDAAALAPAGTVVVATHGAAARQGVGHLLGWRREHLRTLRTLQNCHWVELTHDDSRGWQMAAYNVGVLAQRPVPPPV; from the coding sequence GTGACCACCCGCCTGATCGTCTGGCGGCACGGCAACACCGACTGGAACGCGGGCAACCGCGTGCAGGGCCACGCCGACGTGCCCCTCAACGAGCGCGGGCGCCGGCAGGCGGCCGAGGCGGCGCAGCTGCTGGCGGCAATGCGGCCGGACGCGATCGTGGCCAGCGACCTGTGCCGGGCCGCGGACACCGCCGCCGCGCTGGCCGCCCGCACCGGGCACACCGTCACCTACGACGAGCGGCTCCGGGAGCGGTTCTTCGGCGCCTGGCAGGGCCTGACGATGGACGAGGTGATCCGGTCCCGCCCGGAGGAGCACGCCCGCTGGAGGGCCGGCGAGGACGTGGGCGGCGACGTGGAGAACCTCGACGACATGGGCAAGCGGGTCAGCGAGGCGCTGCAGGACGCGGCCGCGCTGGCCCCGGCCGGCACCGTGGTGGTCGCCACGCACGGCGCGGCCGCCCGCCAGGGCGTCGGCCACCTGCTCGGCTGGCGCCGGGAGCACCTGCGCACGCTGCGGACCCTGCAGAACTGCCACTGGGTCGAGCTGACCCACGACGACAGCCGCGGCTGGCAGATGGCGGCGTACAACGTGGGGGTCCTGGCCCAGCGGCCGGTCCCGCCGCCGGTCTGA
- a CDS encoding DegV family protein encodes MTIAVVTDSTAYLPAELDGRYELTIVPLTVVINGWDGLEGSEISPAEVARALGARRSSVSTSRPAPSQFADQYRKLLDAGADGVVSVHLSAKLSGTFEAAQLAAAEVGPQVRVVDSGTAAMGLGFPALAAAAAAVRGQDLEAVRRAAVEHAARVSTFFYVDTLEFLRRGGRIGAASALLGTALSVKPILHVADGAVVVRDKVRTAGRALTRLVDLAVEAAGPGEADIAVHHLGTPERAGALVDAITMRLGDRLRDCYLTEVGAVVAAHTGPGLAGVVVHRR; translated from the coding sequence ATGACCATCGCGGTCGTCACCGATTCCACCGCCTATCTGCCCGCCGAGCTGGACGGGCGGTATGAGCTCACCATCGTGCCGCTCACCGTCGTGATCAACGGGTGGGACGGCCTCGAGGGCTCGGAGATCTCCCCGGCCGAGGTGGCCCGGGCGCTCGGCGCGCGCCGCTCCTCGGTGAGCACGTCCCGGCCGGCCCCGTCGCAGTTCGCCGACCAGTACCGCAAGCTCCTCGACGCCGGGGCCGACGGGGTGGTCTCGGTGCACCTGTCCGCCAAGCTCTCCGGCACCTTCGAGGCCGCCCAGCTGGCCGCGGCCGAGGTCGGCCCGCAGGTGCGGGTGGTGGACAGCGGCACCGCGGCGATGGGGCTGGGGTTCCCGGCGCTGGCCGCCGCCGCGGCGGCGGTGCGCGGGCAGGACCTGGAGGCGGTACGCCGCGCGGCGGTCGAGCACGCCGCCCGGGTCAGCACCTTCTTCTACGTGGACACGCTGGAGTTCCTGCGCCGCGGGGGCCGGATCGGGGCCGCCTCGGCGCTGCTGGGCACCGCCCTGTCGGTCAAGCCGATCCTGCACGTCGCGGACGGGGCGGTGGTGGTGCGGGACAAGGTGCGTACCGCCGGGCGGGCCCTGACCCGGCTGGTCGACCTCGCGGTGGAGGCGGCCGGGCCGGGCGAGGCGGACATCGCGGTGCACCATCTGGGCACACCGGAACGCGCCGGTGCGCTGGTCGACGCGATCACCATGCGGCTCGGCGACCGGCTGCGCGACTGCTACCTCACCGAGGTCGGCGCCGTGGTGGCCGCGCACACCGGACCCGGGTTGGCCGGTGTGGTCGTGCACCGGCGCTAA